From the genome of Streptococcus marmotae, one region includes:
- a CDS encoding HAD-IA family hydrolase: MTSFIWDLDGTLLDSYDAILAGIEETYAHYDLEFNRDAIRSFILQHSVWELLEKVAAENDLNAHELNAYRGSSLQEKNAQIHLMPGTKEVLTWAEDAGIANFVYTHKGANAHQVLADLGLAQYFTEIVTSADGFARKPHPDAIDYLVEKYDLDKASTYYIGDRRLDVEVAIHAGIQSINFQAYPSPVNQEIQQLLDIKEKIFYKF; the protein is encoded by the coding sequence ATGACGAGCTTTATTTGGGATTTAGACGGGACCTTGCTGGATTCCTATGATGCGATTTTGGCAGGTATTGAGGAAACCTATGCTCATTATGACTTGGAGTTTAATCGTGATGCGATTCGGAGCTTTATTTTACAGCATTCAGTCTGGGAATTGCTAGAAAAGGTAGCGGCAGAAAATGATTTGAACGCACATGAGCTAAATGCTTACAGAGGCAGTAGCTTGCAGGAGAAAAATGCGCAGATTCATCTAATGCCAGGGACCAAAGAAGTGTTGACTTGGGCAGAAGACGCAGGAATTGCTAACTTTGTCTACACCCACAAGGGAGCCAATGCCCATCAGGTTTTAGCTGATTTGGGGCTTGCCCAGTATTTCACGGAAATTGTGACCAGTGCAGATGGCTTTGCGAGAAAACCTCATCCAGATGCCATTGATTATCTAGTGGAGAAGTATGATTTAGACAAGGCTAGCACCTACTACATCGGGGATCGTCGGCTAGATGTGGAAGTGGCGATCCATGCTGGTATTCAAAGTATTAATTTTCAAGCCTACCCATCGCCTGTCAATCAGGAAATACAGCAACTCTTGGATATCAAGGAGAAAATCTTTTACAAATTTTAA
- a CDS encoding ISL3 family transposase: MEQLNLITNFLKMKDKNITITNECDMGTHLELHGRLDYTAPKCPSCKGQMAKYDFQKASKIPYLETAGYPLLIRLRKRRFKCKECGKMAVAETPIVKKNHQISVDVNQKIAQLLIEKQAMTHIAHRLSISTSTVIRKLNEFKFETDWDKLPEVMSWDEYAFKKGKMSFIAQDFDTNNIIAILDGRTQATIRNHFLRYPRQVRNRVKIIIMDMFSPYYVLAKKLFPNAKIVLDRFHILQHLSRAMNRLSIQIMKQFDRKSHEYKTLKRYWKLVQQDSRKLSDKRFYRPTFRMHLTNQEIVAKLIGYSQELREHYELYQLLLFHFQEKQADQFFGLIQDARQTVDPIFQTVFNTFLKDKDKILNAMELPYSNAKLEATNNLIKVIKRNAFGFRNFENFKKRIFIALNIKREKTNLVLSRC, encoded by the coding sequence ATGGAACAACTAAATCTTATCACAAATTTTCTCAAAATGAAAGACAAAAATATCACTATCACTAATGAATGCGACATGGGAACACACTTAGAACTCCACGGTCGCTTGGATTACACAGCCCCTAAATGCCCTTCCTGCAAGGGACAAATGGCTAAGTACGACTTCCAGAAAGCCTCTAAAATCCCCTACTTAGAAACTGCTGGCTACCCGCTACTTATCCGCCTTCGAAAGCGTCGTTTCAAGTGCAAGGAATGTGGGAAAATGGCGGTCGCTGAAACTCCTATTGTTAAGAAAAACCATCAAATCTCTGTCGATGTCAACCAGAAAATCGCACAATTACTCATCGAAAAGCAAGCAATGACACATATCGCACACAGACTCTCCATTTCTACATCTACAGTTATTCGAAAACTCAATGAGTTTAAATTTGAAACGGATTGGGATAAGCTTCCAGAAGTCATGTCCTGGGATGAGTATGCCTTCAAGAAAGGGAAAATGAGCTTTATCGCTCAAGATTTTGACACAAATAACATCATCGCTATCCTTGATGGAAGAACGCAAGCAACCATCCGAAATCACTTTCTGAGATACCCTAGACAGGTCAGAAACCGCGTTAAAATCATCATTATGGACATGTTTAGCCCCTATTATGTCCTCGCTAAGAAGCTTTTTCCGAATGCCAAAATAGTGCTTGATCGCTTCCACATTTTGCAACATCTCAGCCGTGCTATGAACCGTCTCAGCATACAAATCATGAAGCAATTCGACAGAAAATCGCATGAATACAAAACGCTCAAACGATACTGGAAACTGGTACAACAAGATAGCCGTAAACTCAGTGACAAGCGGTTTTACCGCCCTACATTTCGCATGCACTTAACCAACCAGGAGATTGTCGCTAAACTGATAGGCTATTCTCAAGAACTGAGAGAACACTACGAGCTCTATCAACTACTGCTTTTTCACTTCCAGGAGAAGCAAGCTGACCAGTTTTTTGGACTTATCCAAGACGCTCGGCAGACTGTCGACCCGATTTTCCAGACCGTATTTAATACCTTTTTGAAGGACAAGGATAAGATTCTCAACGCCATGGAATTGCCTTACTCAAATGCCAAACTTGAGGCGACGAATAATCTCATCAAAGTCATCAAACGCAATGCCTTTGGCTTTCGAAACTTTGAAAACTTTAAAAAGCGGATTTTCATTGCTTTAAACATAAAACGAGAGAAGACCAATTTGGTCCTCTCTAGGTGTTAG
- a CDS encoding PEP phosphonomutase: MKRLLNCTASDFMQMSREELIAAIRASEGRVIVSETVVSCMPAIPAITNAEISRAAGADLILLNTFDAFHPVINGLDNMEQPIQRLKELIGRPIGVNLEPVDSRAKMLEERIDIVKGRQVSIETLNSLNNLGVDFVCITGNPGTGVTNQSIIDAIQLAKDSFRGMIIAGKMHGAGSKDPIYDIDALESFAKAGADVILLPSPGTVPGSTVDVCYNIIRRLKKYDVLTMGGLGTSQETSDVETIRQIGLYNKMVGFDIHHIGDAGEGGVSPFENIFELSKVVRGRKHTLKMICTSNAR; the protein is encoded by the coding sequence ATGAAACGTTTATTAAATTGTACTGCCTCGGATTTTATGCAAATGTCCAGAGAGGAGTTAATTGCAGCGATCCGAGCCAGTGAGGGGCGCGTGATTGTATCAGAGACTGTGGTATCTTGTATGCCAGCAATACCGGCAATTACGAATGCCGAAATTTCTAGAGCTGCGGGTGCAGATTTAATTCTATTAAATACTTTTGATGCTTTTCATCCGGTGATTAATGGACTGGATAATATGGAGCAACCTATTCAGCGTCTGAAAGAACTAATAGGTAGGCCAATTGGAGTGAATCTAGAACCTGTAGATAGTCGGGCGAAAATGCTTGAAGAAAGAATAGACATAGTAAAAGGTCGACAAGTTAGTATAGAAACTTTAAATAGTTTAAATAATCTAGGAGTTGATTTTGTTTGCATTACGGGAAACCCTGGAACAGGAGTGACAAACCAGTCTATTATCGATGCAATTCAACTAGCGAAAGATAGTTTTCGTGGAATGATTATTGCTGGGAAAATGCATGGTGCAGGTTCTAAGGATCCGATATATGATATCGATGCGCTTGAATCTTTTGCAAAAGCGGGAGCGGATGTCATTCTGCTACCTTCACCAGGAACAGTTCCTGGTAGTACCGTTGATGTCTGCTATAATATTATTAGAAGATTAAAAAAATATGATGTTTTAACAATGGGAGGATTAGGAACTAGTCAAGAGACATCCGATGTTGAAACTATTAGACAAATTGGTTTATATAATAAAATGGTGGGATTTGATATTCATCATATTGGAGATGCAGGCGAAGGTGGTGTCTCACCGTTTGAAAATATATTTGAATTGTCCAAAGTGGTTCGTGGAAGAAAGCATACTCTTAAAATGATTTGTACATCAAATGCTCGTTAG
- a CDS encoding PTS lactose/cellobiose transporter subunit IIA — translation MDEKYLATIMDIIMHSGEARGYYLQAISVAQEGKIEEALELAKLGKGELVLAHNAQTDMMVKESVGEYTTFSLLLIHSQDHLMTTLTIKDLFGAFLEIGKKLTYLGGKL, via the coding sequence ATGGATGAAAAATACTTAGCAACAATTATGGACATTATCATGCATTCAGGAGAAGCTAGAGGATATTATCTACAGGCAATATCTGTTGCTCAAGAAGGAAAGATTGAGGAGGCTCTTGAATTGGCAAAACTCGGGAAAGGGGAATTAGTACTTGCCCATAATGCGCAGACGGACATGATGGTAAAAGAAAGTGTGGGGGAGTATACAACTTTTAGTCTACTATTGATTCATTCTCAAGATCATTTGATGACGACACTGACTATTAAGGATTTATTTGGCGCATTTTTAGAAATTGGTAAAAAATTAACATATTTAGGAGGTAAATTATGA
- a CDS encoding MarR family winged helix-turn-helix transcriptional regulator: MTAIHHILYQLHVTDQAVTQLFEKGLGISLTRYELLQVLLKEAPCNQIQVQNALKIDQAALTRHFKILEEKGYVTRTRNPKNQREILVDVTDFAKEQLIAAPPSHHLAVKEQMEGVLSEEESITLQTLLDKLVVGLENLAIEKD, translated from the coding sequence ATGACAGCCATCCATCACATTCTCTACCAGCTTCATGTAACGGATCAAGCGGTGACTCAGTTGTTTGAAAAAGGCTTGGGCATCAGTTTGACACGCTACGAGCTATTGCAGGTCTTGTTAAAAGAGGCGCCCTGTAACCAGATTCAGGTTCAGAACGCTCTAAAAATCGATCAGGCAGCCCTGACTCGGCATTTTAAGATTTTAGAAGAAAAGGGTTATGTGACCAGGACTCGCAATCCCAAAAATCAGCGTGAAATTCTGGTTGATGTGACGGATTTTGCCAAAGAACAGCTCATCGCTGCACCGCCCAGTCATCACTTGGCCGTAAAAGAGCAAATGGAAGGGGTTCTCTCCGAGGAGGAAAGTATCACCCTTCAAACCTTGCTGGATAAGCTGGTTGTTGGTTTGGAAAATCTTGCTATTGAAAAAGATTAG
- a CDS encoding DUF1304 domain-containing protein — MSLITTILATLVALEHLYIFYLETIATTSDKTSQTFNMAKDELARPSVTVLFKNQGIYNGLLAIFLLYGIFISHSLEIVTIFVLYVIGAALYGAATSNKSILLKQGGPAILALLSILLLR, encoded by the coding sequence ATGTCCCTGATTACGACTATTTTAGCAACTCTTGTTGCCCTTGAGCACCTCTATATTTTTTATTTAGAAACCATCGCTACTACATCTGACAAGACTAGTCAGACCTTCAATATGGCTAAAGATGAGCTAGCTCGCCCCTCTGTGACGGTTCTCTTTAAAAATCAAGGCATTTACAATGGCTTGTTAGCAATTTTTCTTCTCTACGGGATTTTCATTTCACACAGCTTGGAAATCGTTACGATTTTTGTCCTGTATGTGATTGGCGCTGCCCTTTATGGAGCTGCAACCTCTAATAAGTCTATTCTCCTCAAACAAGGTGGCCCAGCTATTTTAGCTCTTTTGAGTATTTTGCTATTGAGATGA
- a CDS encoding PTS sugar transporter subunit IIB translates to MTNILLCCSAGMSTSLLVTKMQHAATERNIDSKIWAVSVDEVEQHINAADVLLLGPQIKFLRGEIEPLANGIPLGVIPMRDYGTLNGGKVLEFALSLLDK, encoded by the coding sequence ATGACAAATATTTTACTATGTTGTTCAGCTGGCATGTCTACAAGTTTGTTAGTAACGAAGATGCAACATGCTGCTACTGAAAGAAATATTGATTCAAAGATATGGGCTGTTTCTGTTGATGAGGTAGAACAGCACATTAATGCTGCCGACGTCCTACTGCTGGGTCCACAAATTAAATTTTTAAGAGGAGAGATTGAGCCACTCGCAAATGGTATACCGCTAGGTGTCATTCCTATGAGAGATTACGGAACTCTAAATGGGGGGAAGGTTTTGGAGTTTGCATTATCATTGTTAGATAAGTAA
- a CDS encoding IS1182 family transposase — MYKQYNTNQLSLELNIAWDLPATHEARLISQFVDTIPQSVLLEETSHTGRPAFHPAMLLKMTLFAYARQVFSGRKIVQMNEEVIPMKWLSQDTYVCYRTINSFRASTHANQLIKTAFIYFTLLLRENGLIEDKALFIDGTKVEADANKYSFTWKKAVERYEDALNGNISALYDKLVQEGVDTALSKEECLTSEGLNQLLQETEQVLDELENAISQEPKVSKGGSANRQKRRRIKKLKRKLKEDFLVRKQKYERDKQILQERNSYSKTDPDATFMRMKEDHMRNGQLKPGYNLQLGTNSQFALAYGLYPNPTDTRTLKPFLQSIQTLELFQHIVADAGYGSEENYSFIVDVLEKTPLIPYGTYQKEQKKSYKKSDANPENWTYLEDSDQWIKPDGVVYSFKNYSRRTEKYGFEKDSKIYEADPVQASEELDQLARTEKGNLKQIQYNPTWNYFKNLAKEELTSKEGARIYAKRKVDVEPVFGRMKGVFGVRRVHVRGQKVVETEIGFLLMSMNLTKLAKKLVQYNRDKNKNTNSSAGFHQNQLESICVFYLLASFCPASIFYMVPKRNRSDFTNYCSIFRLFVNCSG, encoded by the coding sequence ATGTATAAACAGTATAACACAAATCAGCTTAGTTTGGAATTAAATATCGCTTGGGACTTACCTGCTACACATGAGGCACGTCTGATTAGTCAGTTTGTGGATACTATTCCTCAATCCGTTCTCCTAGAAGAAACTTCCCACACAGGTCGTCCTGCCTTTCATCCAGCGATGTTGCTCAAAATGACCCTGTTCGCCTATGCTCGCCAAGTTTTCTCTGGTAGAAAAATTGTCCAAATGAATGAGGAAGTCATTCCTATGAAATGGCTGAGTCAAGATACCTACGTCTGTTATCGAACCATAAATAGTTTTCGGGCCTCTACACACGCCAACCAGCTTATCAAAACTGCTTTCATCTACTTTACTCTCCTCCTCAGAGAGAATGGATTGATTGAAGATAAAGCTCTCTTCATTGACGGGACTAAGGTAGAAGCTGATGCCAACAAGTATTCTTTCACGTGGAAAAAGGCCGTTGAGCGCTATGAAGATGCCTTGAATGGAAACATTTCTGCCCTCTATGACAAGCTAGTCCAAGAAGGGGTGGATACTGCCTTGTCCAAGGAAGAATGTCTCACTAGCGAAGGACTAAACCAACTCCTACAAGAGACCGAACAAGTACTAGATGAGTTGGAAAATGCTATCTCACAAGAGCCTAAAGTCAGTAAAGGTGGATCGGCTAACAGACAGAAACGAAGAAGAATTAAGAAACTCAAGAGAAAGTTGAAAGAGGATTTTCTTGTTCGGAAACAAAAGTACGAACGAGATAAACAGATTTTACAAGAGCGAAATTCCTATTCTAAAACAGATCCTGATGCGACGTTTATGAGGATGAAAGAGGATCATATGAGGAATGGTCAGCTCAAACCTGGTTACAACCTTCAACTTGGTACAAATAGCCAGTTTGCCTTAGCTTACGGATTGTATCCGAATCCAACTGACACTCGTACACTCAAACCTTTTCTTCAATCCATCCAAACCTTAGAACTCTTTCAACACATTGTTGCGGATGCAGGTTATGGTAGTGAAGAAAATTACAGCTTTATCGTTGATGTTCTGGAGAAAACGCCTCTAATTCCCTACGGAACATATCAGAAAGAGCAGAAGAAAAGCTACAAGAAGAGTGATGCCAATCCTGAAAACTGGACTTACCTAGAAGATTCTGACCAGTGGATAAAACCAGATGGAGTTGTCTACTCGTTTAAGAATTATTCACGAAGAACGGAAAAGTATGGATTTGAGAAAGATAGTAAGATTTACGAAGCTGATCCTGTACAAGCTAGTGAAGAGTTAGACCAATTAGCACGGACAGAGAAAGGAAACCTCAAACAAATTCAGTATAATCCTACGTGGAACTATTTCAAGAACTTAGCCAAAGAGGAATTGACAAGTAAAGAGGGAGCCCGCATTTATGCCAAACGCAAGGTGGATGTCGAACCTGTATTTGGTAGGATGAAGGGTGTTTTTGGCGTACGCAGAGTGCATGTCAGAGGTCAAAAAGTGGTTGAAACTGAGATAGGATTCCTCCTAATGAGCATGAATCTCACGAAATTGGCTAAGAAATTAGTCCAATATAATAGAGACAAAAATAAAAACACAAATAGTTCGGCAGGATTTCATCAAAATCAGCTTGAATCTATATGTGTTTTTTATTTACTGGCTAGTTTTTGCCCAGCCTCGATTTTTTATATGGTGCCAAAAAGGAATCGTTCAGATTTTACAAACTATTGCAGCATTTTTCGGCTCTTTGTCAACTGTAGTGGGTAG
- a CDS encoding BglG family transcription antiterminator: MTKRQLLYLLSEEKYLTAISLSQKLQKSTRTIQNMMRNLNEELKGVVHIYSKPGSGYKLEIQDNNRFMQFLVQQNQNDEIVRRQNIIIKSFLVNEYVKISVLADMCYVNQRTISTDIKLLKKELKEFDLQINSRPHYGLHLVGEEVGLRKFLLYKKWEEKYYFNKEEESSINRYLHSYEISTVSVQNIKDLIAISISRNYKLRQLDEIYLPDKELVDLNYKFQWQLSSLDLVFITNYIYHCKKNSGESRFIVQVLDGLRILEETFGLDFLEDSHLTTKITNHLTALKIRLDNRVMVKNPLLSDIQKNLTLEYNMARFFATWLFDPLQLSLTEDELGFLAITFALITSRLEKMKKNVLILSDIGSSSHQYLELTYQHLFGKFVEKMTICHPYDIDKLNLQGYDYIFTTGSFDFSTQVDEDKIRFVPYFLKPNDEQLIRNILEAEEELSFSQLLNQKLFFRITDRLTPEEVIIKICSNIQELTGDTITEKVLNRYQMGSTQLGNHVAFLHPAGRKESSSVGNHYLAVTVLSSPIKWDFSEIQLIIIASLPSISKSNMLIYDSLSTLFLEDSLLEKFLENADFKTFESLLLKIERSKRNG, translated from the coding sequence ATGACTAAACGACAGTTATTGTACTTGCTCAGTGAAGAAAAATATTTAACTGCGATATCACTCTCCCAAAAATTACAGAAAAGCACTCGTACCATTCAAAATATGATGAGAAACTTGAATGAGGAATTAAAAGGGGTAGTTCATATTTATTCTAAACCAGGATCTGGCTATAAATTAGAGATTCAAGATAATAACCGTTTTATGCAATTTTTAGTACAACAAAATCAGAATGATGAGATTGTTAGACGACAAAATATTATCATCAAGTCGTTTTTAGTGAATGAATACGTCAAGATTTCAGTACTTGCTGATATGTGCTACGTTAATCAACGTACGATTTCAACGGATATTAAATTATTGAAAAAAGAGTTAAAGGAATTTGATTTACAGATAAATAGCAGACCGCATTATGGTCTTCATCTGGTCGGAGAGGAAGTTGGATTACGTAAATTTTTATTGTATAAAAAGTGGGAAGAAAAATATTACTTTAATAAAGAAGAAGAGAGTAGTATCAATAGGTATTTACATTCGTATGAAATTAGCACAGTCAGCGTGCAGAATATAAAAGATTTGATTGCTATTAGTATTTCTCGAAATTATAAACTGCGTCAACTAGATGAAATCTATTTACCAGATAAAGAATTAGTAGATTTAAATTATAAGTTTCAGTGGCAATTATCATCACTTGATTTAGTATTTATTACCAATTATATCTATCATTGCAAAAAGAATTCTGGGGAAAGTCGTTTTATTGTGCAAGTGTTAGACGGCTTAAGAATCTTAGAGGAAACATTTGGATTAGATTTTCTAGAAGATTCTCATCTAACAACCAAAATTACAAATCATCTTACTGCTTTAAAGATTCGACTGGATAATCGTGTTATGGTAAAGAATCCCTTGCTTTCAGATATTCAGAAAAATCTAACGTTAGAATATAATATGGCTCGTTTTTTTGCAACATGGCTTTTTGACCCACTGCAATTATCATTGACAGAAGATGAGCTAGGTTTTTTAGCAATTACCTTTGCTTTAATTACTTCAAGACTTGAAAAAATGAAGAAGAATGTGTTAATTCTGTCTGATATTGGCTCAAGTAGTCATCAATACTTAGAGTTAACCTACCAGCATTTATTTGGGAAGTTTGTTGAAAAAATGACAATTTGCCATCCTTACGATATAGACAAATTAAACTTGCAAGGGTATGACTATATCTTTACAACTGGTTCATTTGACTTCTCTACGCAAGTTGATGAGGATAAGATTAGATTTGTTCCCTATTTCTTGAAGCCAAATGATGAACAACTCATCCGTAATATTCTGGAAGCGGAGGAAGAGCTATCATTTTCCCAACTCTTGAATCAAAAATTATTTTTTAGAATAACAGATAGACTGACTCCCGAGGAAGTAATAATAAAAATATGTAGCAATATTCAAGAATTGACAGGAGATACTATTACTGAAAAAGTTCTGAATAGGTATCAGATGGGGTCGACACAATTAGGGAATCACGTTGCATTTCTTCATCCTGCAGGTAGAAAGGAAAGCTCAAGTGTAGGCAATCACTATCTAGCAGTAACTGTGCTTTCTTCTCCAATCAAGTGGGATTTTTCAGAAATTCAATTAATTATAATTGCTTCTCTACCTTCGATTTCTAAATCGAATATGCTTATTTATGATAGCTTATCTACTTTGTTTTTGGAAGATAGCTTATTAGAAAAATTCTTAGAAAATGCAGACTTTAAAACGTTTGAATCACTCTTACTCAAGATAGAAAGGAGTAAACGGAATGGATGA